Within Felis catus isolate Fca126 chromosome A1, F.catus_Fca126_mat1.0, whole genome shotgun sequence, the genomic segment TTCTGGCCAGATCCGCGCCCAGAGGGAGCTAACCAGCGGCCTCCACCTCCAGCTGTCTCCTTGCCTCGCACCAGGTCTTACCCTTCCAGTATGTTCCTTCTGATGAGACAATTTCCAGTGCCGAGAGTTCCAGTACAATGTGGAAATGGATACTGACACATTGTGCCTCAGCCTTTCCCCAGCTGcccggctgctgctgctgcttcttgttGCTGTTCTTGGTGTCTTCAATCCCTGTCACCTGCCAAGCCCTTGGTCAGGACATGGTGTCACCAGAGGCCAccaactcctcttcctcctcctcctcctcctcctcctcgtcctcctcgtcctcctcctcctcgtcctccttttcctctccttccagtgCGGGGAGGCATGTGCGGAGCTACAATCACCTCCAAGGAGATGTCCGCTGGAGAAAGCTGTTCTCTTTTACCAAGTACTTTCTCAAGATTGAGAAGAACGGGAAGGTCAGCGGTACCAAGAAGGAGAACTGCCCGTACAGTAAGTTACAAATGCGCGCTCCCCTCCTTCCAAttatccaccccccaccccacaaggGGGGGAAAATCTGTTCCAGATGTGGCCAGCTAAATATTTACGTCCCCAACCCCTGTAAAATGATGAAGTGGAATACTTTCACACTAAATCACCCCCATACATTGTGCCGCCGCACCCCCTACCCTTGGCGCGGCTCCCTCCACACACCCCCCACTCCTTGCCACCCTAGCTGCCCTGTCTCCGCTGCTTGTCATTACCTGGACCGCGCTGGGCGCTGGAGAGTAGTGCAGGCGCAGAGATTCATAGATGCCCCCCTCTCCGTCTCCGTCGCCCTTCCGCACCTCATCCCAaggccccctctccctcccttctggaaACGGCTCAAGtaaacacattttgtttcttttcgcTGGCAATCTTATTAAGAGTTTTGGGACAGCTTCCTCAAGCTGAAAATAATTATCCGCTGTCAATTACAGGGGCTTTATGGGAGccttatttaagaaagaaaagtcaattccgctagctccccacccccaaccctttACCCACTACCTATCTAGACAGGAGTGCAAACATTTCTCtggttttgattcttttttttttttttctttttctttttggcccCTCATGTTGGTTTGAGTGATTGCAGTCCGTGAAGTTAGCTTTTCAGGCACCAGCGCCGCTATTTGTcttctgcctgccttctctcttgGTAACATGATGCTCATGTCTGCATTGTCAATGGCATATGCGCTGCTTTGTGGTGTCCTGTTGTACTCATTTCTTCTGAAACCTCTCATATTGCAGAGCCATACTACTACAGCATTGTAAACATCTGGGACTGGATTCACACAGACCTCACACAAATTTCAttgtcattcttttattttcaaagtaaaagtcGTAAGTCTGTTTCCATGGCTATAGTTTGTCCCACTGGATGAACTTTTCTGCTCTGTATACATAAATTAtgaccccctccccagcacaccccacctctgcatttttttccattttcctttctctcattctttccttctttacctcttgctcttctttctttcttgcagggctgtgggctgggtagggggagggagaaatggaggaggaggggtggatATTGTGTCTCTTCTTGAATCAGTCCAGCAAAGCCAGATTACTCTGTTGGCTTCTTTTCCTAGTTACTTTCAAGTGGTGAGACTTATTCACCCTCTATTGACTGCTATTTGAAAGGAGCCCGAGGCTATGTAATGGCACACTGAAGACAGTAGACAATGACATTTACACATCTTTAATGACTATTTAGCATTATCTCAATGGTTCTTCCAAGTCACCTCTTTAAGGGACCTTAAAGTGTCAGTCATTTGGGAATTTCTTGCCAACTAACTTAAATACATGGGTCATACATTCCAAGACACCTTGGCCCAGAAAAGTATCTGGTACCAATGGGAAAGACAGTTAATCGgaatttagcattttctttttaaataaggatttataagaattaaaacttggttttcttctctggaGATCCACATACATTTGACATTAACTACTGCTGCTGCTTCCACTTACTAAAATTAGCAATAAGtttgtaagtaataaaaatacttGTCAAAGTATTTTAACGTATCCATCGTACATTTAATACTAGAGCTGTTTCTGTTTCTGATTCATAGAAAGTGGCTGAAATAATGTCATTATGATTTCTTTGGGTTGAAAGTCATTTGTTGCCTGAATTCAGTAGGTATTATGTATAGACGTTATAATTGTTGGttaaaaatttaatacttttGTTCACTTCTAAAACAAAATAGTTATGGTGTCATCCAGGTAGGaaaatggggaagaactgagcCAAACACTTGCTGAAGAGTGAGctgagagttaaaaaataaaaaataaaaaataaataataatcccCATGGGCTGAAAATCTTCAGTGTATTTTTAGTTCATGgagataaatataataaattttcagttttaagcTCGagcaaaattcctttttttggaCACTAACTTAATTTTGCTATTGgtatatttttaagtatctttatGATTTACTACAAGGACCAATCTATATTAGTTTGTTTATACAACTGAAATGactattttctaaaatcataATCATGTgtgattatttaataaaatgattgcTAGGGGTATtgaattgaattatatttttagagTAAGAATTATCTGCAAAGAGAAAAGTATCTGATTTTTATTGCATAAAAACTAGTATGGAAAGTTTCCATCCCAATTGTCCAAAATAGAATAATATCCCTTCCATATGATAAAGCATACCAATAGTCCTTATTAAAATATAGTATCTTATGTAATAATGCAATTTTAATCAATGGTTGAAAATGAGAGGGGGTGGGGTTTATTCTGTTAAATAATGTTAAACCATAAATAACTCAGCCTTTCCAAGAATATCTGTATCAAGACATAGCAAGTGAAAAGTAAAGGTTGAAAAAGCCTTAATTTCACATATGGCTGGGTAATCAGAACACTCCTACAATCTCCAGCTGGACTGATTCAGCTGAACTACATGGTATCATTAAGATATTGTCTAAATGTTGCATAATTACATGTGAACAAACTTTTGCCATGCCTACAGGGTAACCAGCCGGCCAGCCCACCAAATGGTAGCCTGTTAAATATTAGGATTTCTGAAGAGTGTCAGTTCCTTGTCCAAAAACCACTTTTCAGTAACATTTTCCTAAACaagttattaattattttcaatacACAAAGCTGTTCTTTTGAGGTTTGCTTATTTGAAGCttaattttctttgttacttttgaCCCTAGTATTATTGCTGCTAAAATACAGTAACAGCTTATCTGAGAGGTGACATGTTTGGGATGTCCTGGGTAATTAAACAACTGTTTTACTGGCTTTTTGCCAGCAAAATACTAACAAAAGGGAAGTAAGGAAATCACCCATAAGCATTgcaaaatcatttttaacttCTACCTCCAAAGCTGGTTCCCAGGAATTGGATGattctaaaaatattatatgtGCTTGGGGTGATTACAAacgtttatgtgtgtgtgtggaagggagggtgattttttgtttgcttttttgtcatGATGTGAAAACGGAATAAAGGGAGCAGAGATGAATTATGTTTCTCCTGCTGGAAGTGTAAGAAAGCTTGAATAATTTAGAATAGCTGTGGTGTATCTGTCACTAGATATGCTTAGGCtcatttaagtttg encodes:
- the FGF10 gene encoding fibroblast growth factor 10, whose product is MWKWILTHCASAFPQLPGCCCCFLLLFLVSSIPVTCQALGQDMVSPEATNSSSSSSSSSSSSSSSSSSSSSFSSPSSAGRHVRSYNHLQGDVRWRKLFSFTKYFLKIEKNGKVSGTKKENCPYSILEITSVEIGVVAVKAINSNYYLAMNKKGKLYGSKEFNNDCKLKERIEENGYNTYASFNWQHNGRQMYVALNGKGAPRRGQKTRRKNTSAHFLPMVVHS